In the Mesoplodon densirostris isolate mMesDen1 chromosome 6, mMesDen1 primary haplotype, whole genome shotgun sequence genome, GGCCTGGAACACACAAATTTGAAGAATTAAGATTTTTTAATTGGCCTACTTAGAGCTGGTCTTTCAgaaatatcttccttttttttaagcttctctCATAATAGCAAGTAGCACGCATCATCTGTGCCCAGATTTGCATAATTAccatagtttatttttgtgcctgCCACTCAAGGGCCAGATCCTATTTTTAGTTAGCCTCAGTCGTATTCTGCTCAGCCTTTGCAGCTTCGTAGGACTTGGTACAAGAAGTCACATGCCTGTGGAAACTGTCCCTCCACATAAACCTCTTTGCACAGATATTACACTCATATGGCTTTATGCCTGTGTGAATTTTCATGTGGCCCACGAGATGATGCTTCATTTTGAATTTCTTACCACAGACACCACAGCCGTAAGGCCGAAGACCAAGGTGCATGCTCATGTGTCGATCTCTCTGACTCTTGTGAGTGAAACTTTTCCCACACTGACAAGGATACAGCTTGTCGGTGGCTGAGAATCCTAGGTGGGAAGCTTCTTCTTTAATCCCTGTTACCATTTCAATATTCTCACTGTAGCCTGTTGCTAGGGCAGCCTCCTGCCTGTGCCCAATGAGATTCCCATCCGACCTCTCTCCGGAAAACTCCTCCATGGAAGAGCCATAGAAGTCCACCTGCTCGTCGTAATTGCTTTCGTCAGCCTGCTCATCGAACTCTGcttcccctttcttttccccGACGTGAAAGTCTTCCTCTACTCCCGAGGGCTGGACCGAGTGCTCCGTCTGCATGGTGCTGATGGACTCTGTGACCTGGTGCTCATCGTAGGATGCATGCACATCCATGCCCTCGCACGCTTGCTCAAAGCGCTCAGGCTTCACATGGATCCAGCGTTTGTGAGCCATTATGCTGGGCTTGCTGTACATGGGCCGGGTGTAGTGGAACTCGGCACTGTCgctggccccctcctccccatcctGGCTTGCCATCTCAGTGCTCAGCCGGTCATGCTCCGTGGACGAGTTGCTAGGAAGGTATTCATGCTCGGTGAGCTGAGATGACAGCTCGTCTTTGGTGCTCTCCTCTTCATTCTCTCCGTCCCTCAGTTCCTGGGC is a window encoding:
- the ZBTB43 gene encoding zinc finger and BTB domain-containing protein 43 — encoded protein: MEPGTNSFRVEFPDFSSTILQKLNQQRQQGQLCDVSIVVQGHIFRAHKAVLAASSPYFCDQVLLKNSRRIVLPDVMNPRVFENILLSSYTGRLVMPAPEIVSYLTAASFLQMWHVVDKCTEVLEGNPTVLCQKLNHGSDHQSPSSSSYNGLVESFELGSGGHADFPKAQELRDGENEEESTKDELSSQLTEHEYLPSNSSTEHDRLSTEMASQDGEEGASDSAEFHYTRPMYSKPSIMAHKRWIHVKPERFEQACEGMDVHASYDEHQVTESISTMQTEHSVQPSGVEEDFHVGEKKGEAEFDEQADESNYDEQVDFYGSSMEEFSGERSDGNLIGHRQEAALATGYSENIEMVTGIKEEASHLGFSATDKLYPCQCGKSFTHKSQRDRHMSMHLGLRPYGCGVCGKKFKMKHHLVGHMKIHTGIKPYECNICAKRFMWRDSFHRHVTSCTKSYEAAKAEQNTTEAN